In the genome of Plasmodium falciparum 3D7 genome assembly, chromosome: 2, one region contains:
- a CDS encoding ribosomal protein L13, mitochondrial codes for MIRRSLIKLGGYPKASFHEQHINPFSNVQWQSYPFLKKNMPKVDIFSEEHISKCALSVFDKEKGNWFVIDATNKSVGSLAACISKLLQGKYRVDYNPNKVNSSSVIVVNAIHVKFYGHTWDTKIYKFPRKSHSKSHKILSCKTVFARNPSMILNLAVKRMLPNNRLRQIFYRKLYVYPGALHPHWGIPQVVVPKKNVVKKEEQQDIKTFTIL; via the exons ATGATAAGAAGAAGCTTGATTAAATTAGGAGGATATCCCAAGGCATCTTTTCATGAACAGCACATTAACCCTTTTTCAAATGTACAATG GCAGAGTTATCCATTTTTAAAGAAGAATATGCCCAAGGTTGATATTTTTTCAGAAGAACATATTTCAAAGTGTGCTTTAAGCGTTTTTGATAAAGAGAAAGGTAACTGGTTTGTAATAGACGCTACAAATAAAAGTGTAGGAAGTTTAGCTGCATGCATTAGTAAATTATTACAAGGAAAATATAGAGTTGATTACAATCCTAATAAAGTTAATAGTAGTAGTGTTATTGTTGTAAATGCTATACATGTGAAGTTTTATGGACATACATGGGATAccaaaatttataaattcccAAGAAAAAGTCATTCAAAAAGTCATAAAATTTTATCATGTAAAACAGTCTTTGCTAGAAACCCATCCATGATTTTAAATCTAGCTGTTAAGAGAATGCTACCCAATAACAGACTTAGGCAAATCTTTTatagaaaattatatgtatatccaGGAGCCCTACATCCACATTGGGGTATACCACAAGTTGTAGTACCCAAAAAAAATGTAGTCAAAAAGGAAGAGCAGCAAGATATAAAGACCTTTACCATTTTGTAA